One Carassius gibelio isolate Cgi1373 ecotype wild population from Czech Republic chromosome B18, carGib1.2-hapl.c, whole genome shotgun sequence DNA segment encodes these proteins:
- the LOC127977416 gene encoding uncharacterized protein LOC127977416 isoform X1 — MTLTDTLQENVAMHEDDHPKSSASSGKEPKETKCKVTMEKLFYLNTKILQQIKMLEQRQAVIMNDLAKVKPVLMKRAEEDAHEELFKQQQCSSFETFEAFCQRLEEDKNYQELYVHYLIHTHGTSNIGEMVKEALISIVSDNVLCLYNRTGKDGKKVLPPVLLTCLKKCVRSFHKQNEIKVKKLKVTTRTTPDAECIRQVEFFCPTPKPG, encoded by the exons ATGACTCTCACAGATACTCTTCAGGAAAATGTGGCAATGCATGAGGATGATCATCCCAAAAGCTCTGCTTCTTCAG GGAAGGAACCAAAGGAAACAAAATGCAAAGTCACCATGGAGAAATTGTTTT ATCTGAATACTAAGATACTCCAACAAATTAAAATGCTGGAACAGAGACAAGCTGTCATCATGAATGACTTGGCAAAAGTTAAGCCTGTTCTCATGAAGCGGGCAGAAGAAGATGCCCATGAGGAACTTTTTAAACAACAACAGTGCTCCAGCTTTGAAACGTTTGAAGCCTTCTGTCAGAGGCTTGAAGAAGACAAAAATTATCAAGAGCTTTAT GTACACTATCTCATCCATACTCACGGCACCTCCAATATAGGTGAGATGGTGAAAGAGGCTTTAATAAGCATAGTGTCAGACAATGTTCTCTGTCTGTATAACAGAACGGGGAAAGATGGGAAGAAGGTGTTGCCACCTGTGCTCCTGACATGTTTGAAAA AATGTGTCAGGTCTTTtcacaaacaaaatgaaataaaggTGAAGAAGCTAAAAGTAACCACCAGAACAACACCAGACGCGGAATGTATTCGCCAAGTAGAATTTTTTTGTCCAACGCCAAAACCAGGCTGA
- the LOC127977416 gene encoding uncharacterized protein LOC127977416 isoform X2, with amino-acid sequence MTLTDTLQENVAMHEDDHPKSSASSDLNTKILQQIKMLEQRQAVIMNDLAKVKPVLMKRAEEDAHEELFKQQQCSSFETFEAFCQRLEEDKNYQELYVHYLIHTHGTSNIGEMVKEALISIVSDNVLCLYNRTGKDGKKVLPPVLLTCLKKCVRSFHKQNEIKVKKLKVTTRTTPDAECIRQVEFFCPTPKPG; translated from the exons ATGACTCTCACAGATACTCTTCAGGAAAATGTGGCAATGCATGAGGATGATCATCCCAAAAGCTCTGCTTCTTCAG ATCTGAATACTAAGATACTCCAACAAATTAAAATGCTGGAACAGAGACAAGCTGTCATCATGAATGACTTGGCAAAAGTTAAGCCTGTTCTCATGAAGCGGGCAGAAGAAGATGCCCATGAGGAACTTTTTAAACAACAACAGTGCTCCAGCTTTGAAACGTTTGAAGCCTTCTGTCAGAGGCTTGAAGAAGACAAAAATTATCAAGAGCTTTAT GTACACTATCTCATCCATACTCACGGCACCTCCAATATAGGTGAGATGGTGAAAGAGGCTTTAATAAGCATAGTGTCAGACAATGTTCTCTGTCTGTATAACAGAACGGGGAAAGATGGGAAGAAGGTGTTGCCACCTGTGCTCCTGACATGTTTGAAAA AATGTGTCAGGTCTTTtcacaaacaaaatgaaataaaggTGAAGAAGCTAAAAGTAACCACCAGAACAACACCAGACGCGGAATGTATTCGCCAAGTAGAATTTTTTTGTCCAACGCCAAAACCAGGCTGA